One Methanocaldococcus villosus KIN24-T80 genomic window carries:
- a CDS encoding transketolase, protein MMAVNKLDKVDIKTLEKIAKRVRYKVVKMIGLAKSGHPGGSLSAVDVMVALYFAIMDYDPNKKDRDRFVLSKGHAAPALYAILSELNIIDEEELWKLRKLEGKLQGHPSMDTPGVEIATGSLGQGFSAAVGMALGYKIDKLDKHIYVLLGDGECQEGIVWEAAMAAAHYKLDNLIAIVDRNFLQIDGHTEDVMALGNLAEKFKAFGWDVFEIDGHNFKEIIETIEKAKSLKNGKPKMIIAYTTKGKGVSFMEGNVGFHGKAPNEEQLKIALEELKEGKND, encoded by the coding sequence ATGATGGCTGTTAATAAATTAGATAAAGTAGATATAAAAACACTTGAAAAGATAGCTAAGAGAGTTAGGTATAAAGTTGTTAAAATGATAGGTTTAGCTAAATCTGGACATCCTGGGGGGAGTTTATCTGCTGTGGACGTAATGGTAGCTCTATACTTTGCCATAATGGATTATGATCCAAACAAAAAAGATAGAGATAGGTTTGTTTTAAGTAAAGGTCATGCTGCTCCAGCTTTATATGCTATACTCTCAGAGCTTAATATTATTGATGAAGAAGAACTCTGGAAGTTAAGAAAGTTGGAAGGAAAACTTCAAGGACATCCATCTATGGACACTCCTGGAGTTGAGATAGCTACAGGTTCATTAGGACAGGGATTCTCTGCAGCAGTAGGGATGGCTTTAGGTTATAAGATAGATAAATTAGATAAACACATTTATGTCCTCCTAGGAGATGGAGAGTGTCAAGAAGGTATAGTTTGGGAGGCTGCAATGGCTGCTGCACACTATAAATTAGATAATCTAATTGCCATAGTTGATAGAAACTTCTTACAGATAGATGGGCATACAGAAGATGTTATGGCTCTTGGTAATTTAGCTGAAAAATTTAAAGCGTTTGGATGGGATGTTTTTGAAATAGATGGGCATAACTTTAAAGAGATAATAGAAACAATAGAAAAAGCAAAATCTCTAAAGAATGGTAAGCCAAAGATGATTATTGCATATACAACAAAAGGAAAAGGAGTTTCATTCATGGAAGGTAATGTAGGGTTCCATGGAAAAGCCCCTAATGAAGAACAGCTAAAAATAGCTTTAGAAGAATTAAAAGAGGGAAAAAATGATTAA
- the rpe gene encoding ribulose-phosphate 3-epimerase, whose product MIKIGASILSADFRFLKHEIEKVENAGVDFIHVDMMDGHFVPNISMGIGIANYVKKITNLPVDVHLMVENADIFLNEFKDMDFITFHIEAVRFPFRMINKIRELGAKPIVAINPATPLDMIEYILEEVYGVLLMTVEPGFSGQKFIMPMLKKIKRLKNLIEENNLETKILVDGGINRETAYLAVKSGADWLIASSAIFRNPDVNRAVKELRESALKALGERNEINRSL is encoded by the coding sequence ATGATTAAAATTGGAGCATCTATCTTATCAGCTGACTTCAGATTTTTAAAACATGAGATTGAGAAAGTAGAAAATGCGGGAGTGGATTTTATACATGTGGATATGATGGATGGTCATTTTGTGCCTAACATAAGTATGGGTATAGGAATAGCAAATTATGTAAAGAAAATAACAAATCTTCCAGTAGATGTCCATTTAATGGTTGAAAATGCTGATATATTTTTAAATGAGTTTAAGGATATGGATTTTATAACATTTCATATTGAAGCTGTAAGATTTCCATTTAGAATGATAAACAAAATAAGAGAACTGGGTGCTAAGCCAATAGTTGCTATAAATCCTGCAACCCCATTAGATATGATTGAATATATCTTAGAAGAGGTTTATGGTGTTTTACTTATGACTGTTGAACCTGGATTTTCTGGGCAGAAATTTATAATGCCTATGCTAAAAAAGATAAAAAGATTAAAGAATTTGATAGAAGAGAATAATTTAGAAACAAAGATATTAGTAGATGGAGGAATAAATAGAGAAACAGCTTATTTAGCTGTAAAATCTGGGGCAGATTGGTTAATAGCTTCATCAGCTATCTTCAGAAATCCTGATGTGAATAGGGCTGTTAAAGAATTAAGAGAATCAGCTTTAAAAGCTTTAGGTGAGAGAAATGAAATTAACAGGAGTTTATAA
- a CDS encoding transketolase family protein produces the protein MKLTGVYKGMRKGYGETLIELGRKYENLVVLDADLSSSTQTAMFAKEFPDRFFNAGVAEQNLMGMAAGLATTGKIVFASSFAMFAAGRPWEIIRNLIAYPKLNVKIVATHAGITVGEDGASHQMCEDIAIMRAIPNMVVIAPTDYYHTKNVIREIAKYNGPVYVRMPRRDTEIIYESEEEASFKIGEGKILFDGDDITIIATGEEVPEALRAREILKEHGISAQIIEMATIKPLDEKILKKSNNFIVTVEDHNIIGGLGSAVAEAIVNDDKKLLRIGINDVFGKSGKAEELLKYYGLDGESVAKRILKVIKNEKGY, from the coding sequence ATGAAATTAACAGGAGTTTATAAAGGAATGAGAAAAGGTTATGGAGAAACACTGATAGAGCTTGGTAGGAAGTATGAGAATTTAGTTGTTTTAGATGCTGACCTTTCTAGTTCAACTCAGACAGCGATGTTTGCTAAAGAGTTTCCAGATAGATTTTTTAATGCAGGGGTTGCTGAACAAAATTTAATGGGTATGGCTGCAGGATTAGCTACTACAGGAAAGATAGTTTTTGCCTCCTCATTTGCTATGTTTGCTGCTGGAAGACCTTGGGAGATAATAAGAAATTTAATAGCATATCCAAAGCTAAATGTTAAAATAGTAGCTACACATGCAGGGATAACTGTTGGAGAGGATGGGGCTTCTCACCAAATGTGTGAAGATATTGCTATAATGAGAGCTATCCCTAATATGGTTGTAATAGCTCCAACAGATTATTACCATACAAAAAATGTTATCAGAGAGATAGCAAAATACAATGGTCCAGTATATGTAAGAATGCCAAGGAGAGATACTGAAATAATTTATGAAAGTGAAGAAGAGGCAAGTTTTAAAATAGGAGAGGGAAAAATATTATTTGATGGGGATGATATTACAATAATAGCTACTGGAGAAGAAGTTCCTGAAGCTTTGAGGGCTAGAGAGATTTTAAAAGAGCATGGAATATCCGCACAGATTATAGAAATGGCTACTATAAAACCTTTAGATGAGAAAATACTAAAGAAGAGTAATAATTTTATTGTTACTGTTGAAGACCATAATATTATTGGTGGTTTAGGTTCAGCTGTTGCTGAGGCTATAGTTAATGATGATAAGAAACTACTAAGAATTGGAATAAATGATGTTTTTGGAAAGAGTGGAAAGGCTGAAGAATTATTAAAATATTATGGATTGGATGGAGAGAGTGTAGCTAAGAGAATATTGAAGGTGATAAAAAATGAAAAAGGGTACTGA
- the pdxS gene encoding pyridoxal 5'-phosphate synthase lyase subunit PdxS, with product MKKGTELLKRGFAKMVKHGVVMDVTNVEQAQIAEEAGAVAVMALERVPADIRKEGGVARMSDPALIEEIMDAVSIPVMAKCRIGHTAEARVLEAIGVDMIDESEVLTQADPFFHIYKKKFTVPFVCGARNLGEAVRRIWEGAAMIRTKGEAGTGNVVEAVRHMRLMNEAIRQISEMDDESIYEVAKVFSMRYAELAMQVRESLGYPHEVLENEPIYEGFTLNEIIDGIYKILLEIKKIKRLPVVNFAAGGIATPADAALMMSLGCDGIFVGSGIFKSENPLEMARAIVEATYNYDKPEVVAEVSKNLGMPMKGIDVTKLKEEEKLQIRGD from the coding sequence ATGAAAAAGGGTACTGAACTTTTAAAAAGAGGATTTGCAAAGATGGTAAAGCATGGAGTAGTTATGGATGTAACCAATGTTGAACAAGCTCAAATAGCTGAAGAAGCTGGAGCTGTTGCAGTAATGGCTTTAGAAAGAGTGCCAGCAGATATTAGGAAAGAGGGAGGAGTAGCAAGAATGTCTGATCCTGCTTTAATAGAAGAGATAATGGATGCTGTATCCATCCCAGTTATGGCAAAATGTAGAATCGGCCATACAGCTGAAGCTAGGGTGTTAGAGGCTATAGGTGTAGATATGATTGATGAAAGTGAAGTTTTAACTCAAGCTGACCCATTCTTCCACATATATAAGAAGAAATTTACAGTTCCATTTGTTTGTGGAGCTAGAAATTTAGGTGAGGCTGTTAGAAGAATATGGGAAGGGGCAGCAATGATAAGAACTAAAGGAGAAGCTGGAACAGGTAATGTTGTTGAGGCTGTTAGACATATGAGATTAATGAATGAAGCTATAAGACAGATATCAGAGATGGATGATGAGTCAATATATGAAGTAGCTAAAGTCTTTTCAATGAGATATGCTGAACTAGCAATGCAAGTTAGAGAGAGTTTGGGCTACCCTCATGAAGTTTTAGAAAATGAGCCTATATATGAAGGATTTACTCTAAACGAGATTATAGATGGAATATATAAAATTTTATTAGAAATAAAAAAGATAAAAAGATTACCTGTCGTTAATTTTGCTGCTGGAGGAATAGCTACACCAGCTGATGCAGCATTAATGATGAGCTTAGGATGTGATGGAATATTTGTAGGTTCAGGAATATTTAAATCAGAAAATCCATTAGAAATGGCAAGAGCTATTGTTGAGGCTACATACAATTATGATAAACCAGAAGTTGTAGCTGAAGTTAGTAAAAATCTTGGAATGCCTATGAAAGGGATTGATGTTACAAAACTAAAAGAAGAAGAGAAGTTACAAATAAGGGGAGATTGA
- a CDS encoding UPF0147 family protein produces the protein MVFGTVAKDERSPEEILKGVAMMLDEIINDTTVPRNIRAAAEKAKNVVLNEKEEPIVRSATAIHILDEISNDPNMPLHTRTQIWSIVSELERVK, from the coding sequence ATGGTATTTGGGACTGTGGCAAAAGATGAAAGATCTCCAGAAGAGATTTTAAAAGGAGTAGCTATGATGTTAGATGAAATAATAAATGATACAACAGTTCCTAGAAACATAAGAGCTGCTGCTGAGAAAGCTAAGAATGTTGTTTTAAATGAAAAAGAGGAACCAATAGTTAGAAGTGCTACAGCAATACATATTTTAGATGAAATAAGTAATGATCCAAACATGCCTTTACACACAAGAACTCAAATTTGGAGTATAGTTAGTGAGCTTGAAAGAGTTAAATAA
- the glmS gene encoding glutamine--fructose-6-phosphate transaminase (isomerizing) → MCGIIGYIGNKKASEVLLNGLRRLEYRGYDSCGIGVIDEDLIIKKDVGKVEEVAKKEDFLSVNGNIGVGHCLHPDTYVVLSDGRIKKISEIDEDEVLSVNFNDFKLYKKKIIKFKHKSPNILYKIKTDFSELLTTGEHKIFVLEEGKIVEKCVKDLNGNELVGVVRKIDYKFDNNEMNPELLQIIGYTIIKKHIKNGTLFLRDREREVLEKYRELFTKIFNINGIIKKEEDYYLLEINSKELINWFKNNVPELFHQNEKTPSFVFKLSNSLLASYLKGVFDSSYVDDKIYLEINSEEFLRETQFLLLRFGILASYSKNGKFKIIIDDKISLESFKKYIGFTSKSKLEKLNKIEGNENLKYFNGNIVWTKFKIEKVESDVEYVYDLEVEDFQNFIGNLIINHNSRWATHGRVCKENAHPHTDCKDEIAVVHNGIISNYRELKDELIKKGHKFKSETDSEIIAHLIEDLIEDNSEEGYIKAVKEAIKRLEGSYAVAIINKRFPNILIGAKNESPLIVGIGEDEAFLGSDITAFLEYTNKAIPLYDGDIVIIKKGENGLDIKIENNGKDVKREVIEINWDINQAEKKGYPHFMLKEIMEQPEILKISSKISSEEIKKLAKLIKDSEKVYFIGMGTSYHACIYAEYLFSKLGKLVIACDASEFLNKGVVDEKTLVIALTQSGETYDTLKAMRYAKERGAKVGAIVNILGSTATREADITVLMGAGLEIAVCATKTFTSQLMIIYRLFIEFGKLLNKDMAVYERAIEKIPKYVKEVLNKKDYIERVTKDLKVNNYIFISRGINIVSALEGALKFKEITYLHAEGMSAGMLKHGTISLIDERMDTIAIVPPKNSRVFNSIISNIEEVKARNGKVIAITPVEIETADYNIITPNVIEEISPIIYAPAYQLLAYYKAVQLNRDVDKPRGLAKSVTVE, encoded by the coding sequence ATGTGTGGAATTATTGGATATATTGGGAACAAAAAGGCTTCTGAAGTTCTATTAAATGGCCTTAGAAGATTGGAGTATAGGGGATATGATAGTTGTGGAATTGGGGTAATTGATGAAGATTTAATAATAAAAAAAGATGTTGGAAAAGTTGAAGAGGTTGCTAAGAAAGAAGATTTTTTAAGTGTTAATGGTAATATTGGTGTAGGACATTGTTTACATCCAGATACATATGTTGTCTTATCAGATGGGAGAATAAAAAAGATTTCTGAAATTGATGAAGATGAGGTTTTATCAGTTAATTTTAATGATTTTAAATTATATAAGAAAAAGATTATAAAATTTAAGCACAAATCTCCAAATATATTATATAAAATAAAAACTGATTTTTCTGAGCTATTAACTACTGGAGAGCATAAGATTTTTGTTTTAGAAGAAGGAAAAATAGTAGAGAAATGTGTTAAAGATTTAAATGGAAATGAATTAGTTGGAGTTGTTAGAAAAATAGATTATAAATTTGATAATAATGAAATGAACCCCGAGCTATTACAAATTATTGGATATACTATTATTAAAAAACACATTAAAAATGGAACACTGTTTTTAAGAGACAGGGAAAGGGAAGTTTTAGAAAAATATAGAGAGTTATTTACAAAGATTTTTAATATAAATGGAATTATTAAAAAAGAGGAAGATTATTATCTATTAGAAATAAACAGCAAAGAATTAATTAACTGGTTTAAAAATAATGTTCCAGAGCTATTTCATCAAAATGAAAAAACTCCAAGTTTTGTATTTAAATTAAGTAATAGTTTATTAGCATCATATTTAAAAGGGGTATTTGACTCATCATATGTTGATGATAAGATTTACTTAGAAATAAACTCTGAAGAGTTTTTAAGAGAAACTCAGTTCTTACTTTTAAGATTTGGAATTTTAGCCTCATATTCAAAAAATGGGAAGTTTAAGATTATTATAGATGATAAGATATCATTAGAGTCTTTTAAAAAGTATATTGGTTTTACTTCAAAGAGTAAATTGGAGAAGTTAAATAAAATAGAAGGAAATGAAAATTTAAAATACTTTAATGGAAACATAGTTTGGACTAAATTTAAAATTGAGAAAGTAGAGTCAGATGTTGAATATGTTTATGACTTAGAAGTTGAAGATTTTCAAAATTTTATTGGAAATTTAATAATCAATCATAACTCAAGATGGGCAACACATGGGAGAGTTTGTAAAGAGAATGCTCACCCACATACAGACTGTAAAGATGAAATTGCTGTAGTTCATAATGGAATAATTAGTAATTACAGAGAGTTAAAAGATGAATTAATTAAAAAAGGACATAAGTTTAAATCAGAAACTGATTCAGAGATTATTGCTCATTTAATTGAAGATTTAATAGAAGATAATTCAGAAGAAGGATATATTAAAGCTGTAAAAGAAGCTATAAAGAGATTAGAAGGAAGTTATGCTGTTGCTATTATAAATAAAAGATTTCCAAATATACTTATTGGAGCTAAAAATGAAAGTCCATTAATAGTTGGTATTGGAGAAGATGAAGCATTTTTGGGTAGTGATATTACAGCCTTCTTAGAATATACAAATAAAGCTATCCCATTATATGATGGAGATATTGTTATTATAAAAAAAGGAGAAAATGGTTTAGATATAAAAATTGAGAACAATGGAAAAGATGTTAAAAGGGAGGTTATAGAAATAAATTGGGATATTAACCAAGCAGAGAAAAAGGGTTATCCCCATTTTATGTTAAAAGAGATAATGGAACAGCCAGAAATACTGAAGATTTCATCTAAAATATCTAGTGAAGAAATAAAAAAATTAGCTAAGCTAATAAAAGATAGTGAAAAAGTATATTTCATTGGAATGGGGACATCTTATCATGCCTGTATATATGCTGAATATCTCTTTTCTAAGTTAGGGAAACTTGTCATAGCCTGTGATGCATCAGAATTTTTAAATAAAGGAGTTGTTGATGAAAAAACTTTAGTGATAGCTTTGACACAGAGTGGAGAGACATATGATACATTAAAAGCTATGAGGTATGCTAAAGAAAGAGGAGCTAAAGTTGGAGCTATAGTAAATATCCTTGGATCAACTGCCACAAGAGAGGCTGATATAACTGTATTAATGGGAGCAGGACTAGAAATTGCTGTTTGTGCTACAAAAACATTTACTTCACAGCTGATGATAATATATAGACTATTCATTGAATTTGGAAAACTTTTAAATAAGGATATGGCTGTTTATGAAAGAGCTATAGAGAAGATACCAAAGTATGTTAAGGAAGTTTTAAATAAAAAAGATTATATTGAAAGAGTAACAAAAGATTTAAAAGTTAATAATTATATCTTTATATCTAGAGGAATTAATATTGTTAGTGCATTAGAAGGTGCTTTAAAGTTTAAAGAAATAACATATCTGCATGCTGAAGGGATGAGTGCAGGAATGTTAAAGCATGGGACAATATCCTTAATAGATGAAAGAATGGATACTATAGCTATTGTTCCTCCAAAAAATTCCAGAGTTTTTAACTCAATTATATCAAATATTGAAGAAGTTAAAGCAAGAAATGGAAAAGTTATAGCTATAACCCCTGTAGAAATAGAGACAGCTGATTATAATATCATAACTCCAAATGTTATAGAGGAAATCTCTCCTATAATATATGCTCCAGCTTATCAATTATTAGCTTATTATAAGGCAGTACAATTAAATAGAGATGTAGATAAACCAAGAGGATTGGCTAAGAGTGTTACTGTGGAGTGA